In the Colletotrichum lupini chromosome 1, complete sequence genome, one interval contains:
- a CDS encoding ribosomal protein S12 yields the protein MPRGLNAARKLRMNRKDQKWADLGYKKRALGTAFKSSPFGGSSHAKGIVLEKVGVEAKQPNSAIRKCVRVQLIKNGKKVTAFVPNDGCLNFVDENDEVLLAGFGRKGKAKGDIPGVRFKVVKVSGVGLLALWKEKKEKPRS from the exons ATGCCTCGTGGACTCAATGCGGCGCGCAAGCTGCGCATGAACCGTAAGGACCAGAAGTGGGCCGATCTCGGATACAAGAAGCGTGCCCTCGGTACCGCTTTCAAGTCCTCCCCCTTCGGTGGTTCCTCCCACGCCAAGGGCATCGTCCTCGAGAAGGTCGGTGTCGAGGCCAAGCAGCCCAACTCCGCTATCCGAAAGTGCGTTCGTGTTCAGTTGATCAAGAACGGCAAGAAGGTCACTGCTTTCG TCCCCAACGACGGTTGCTTGAACTTCGTCGACGAGAACGACGAGGTCCTCCTGGCCGGTTTCGGTCGCAAGGGCAAGGCCAAGGGTGATATTCCCGGTGTCCGTTTCAAGGTCGTCAAGGTCTCTGGTGTCGGTCTGCTCGCTCTgtggaaggagaagaaggagaagcccAGATCCTAA
- a CDS encoding 4-hydroxybenzoate polyprenyl transferase, translating into MRQVNLLRGPLRAACNHPSGTTRFLSAASPSRLGLQAHRKPSTHLTLRSSAHQQHTALHTTTKRLTTAIAPDTPEPASPEAVYSPPTTGIISYLPASWVPYAELTRIDKPAGTYYLFFPCLFSTLMAAPMAMPMASPASVIGTSLLFFSGALIMRGAGCSINDLWDRNLDPYVTRTKFRPIARGAITPFQGLAFTGAQLLAGLGILVQFPTSCLWYGIPSLLFVASYPLAKRVTYYPQAVLGLAFSWGAMMGFPALGIDLLSNSAASTAAGLLYTSNVAWTILYDMIYAHMDIKDDVKAGIKSIALKHDAETKQVLTGLAAVQLSLLGAAGFAAGAGPAFFIGSVGGAAVTLGVMIKRVNLKSVKDCWWWFINGCWITGGVISLGLAADYTVRYVQGGNEDAVGQKQLE; encoded by the coding sequence ATGAGGCAAGTCAACTTGCTAAGAGGGCCCCTAAGGGCGGCATGCAACCATCCATCTGGCACAACGAGATTTCTCTCAGCGGCGTCACCATCTCGATTGGGCTTGCAGGCACACCGCAAGCCTAGCACACATCTCACTCTTCGGAGCTCAGCTCATCAGCAGCACACAGCTCTCCACACCACCACGAAACGCCTCACAACAGCCATTGCTCCAGACACTCCCGAACCAGCATCACCTGAAGCTGTGTATTCGCCGCCGACGACCGGTATCATCTCTTACCTGCCCGCATCATGGGTCCCCTACGCAGAACTTACCCGCATCGATAAGCCGGCAGGCACTTACTACCTTTTCTTCCCCTGTCTATTCTCAACACTGATGGCCGCACCGATGGCCATGCCCATGGCGTCTCCGGCCTCTGTCATTGGAACTTCGCTCCTGTTCTTCTCGGGAGCTCTCATCATGCGAGGCGCGGGCTGCAGCATCAACGACCTGTGGGACCGTAACCTCGATCCGTACGTCACGAGAACGAAATTCCGACCCATCGCGCGAGGCGCCATCACTCCTTTCCAGGGTCTCGCGTTCACCGGCGCCCAGCTCCTGGCCGGACTGGGCATCTTGGTCCAGTTCCCCACGTCCTGCCTCTGGTACGGCATTCCAAGTCTGCTCTTCGTGGCCTCCTATCCCCTGGCGAAACGGGTCACCTACTATCCCCAGGCCGTACTGGGCCTCGCCTTCTCCTGGGGTGCGATGATGGGCTTTCCAGCTCTCGGAATCGACTTGTTGTCCAATAGCGCGGCCTCGACGGCTGCTGGGCTTCTGTACACATCGAACGTCGCCTGGACGATTCTGTACGATATGATCTACGCCCACATGGACATCAAGGATGACGTCAAGGCGGGCATCAAGAGTATCGCCCTCAAGCACGATGCCGAGACCAAGCAGGTCCTGACGGGTCTGGCTGCGGTCCAGCTGAGTCTTTTGGGTGCTGCTGGGTTCGCAGCTGGTGCGGGTCCAGCCTTCTTTATTGGCAGCGTCGGTGGAGCGGCGGTGACACTCGGTGTCATGATCAAGCGGGTCAACCTGAAGAGCGTCAAGGACTGCTGGTGGTGGTTCATTAACGGTTGTTGGATCACTGGTGGCGTCATCAGCTTGGGTCTCGCGGCCGATTACACTGTAAGATACGTTCAAGGCGGAAACGAGGATGCTGTCGGTCAGAAGCAGCTGGAGTAG
- a CDS encoding AT hook domain-containing protein, with the protein MPPSPDATFRLRDTLSSLWIAPPFVANITRRRLRRSSYQFRQLDAPQVVSITPGDTYVSHPAFKMPPPSHPQAKFDPIPPDLDLFTLVDHTPNFEWVLRISTAQIQGLGPQEFEKLVQLQVIQGGKPLVIEKWNEVLPEWLFSGEWMEKIYDKKQENVRDITGQTEIPMTTGHYMRAMKQLTNQWTPTNYRDERRQRLYLKDIDCPPEWQEHLQKVIPPNLFYMNENVTQKGAADSRESDPFRGFGDRSKVAPAGDLMSSLPEEMRAQNLMCYIGHEGTFTPAHREMCASLGQNIMVEASGSENGEKPGSSIWFMTETKDREVVREYFLSMLGHDIEIEKHFAQINAWKKATFPVYIVEQKPGDFILIPPLAPHQVWNRGTRTMKVAWNRTTVETLDMALHEALPKARLVCRDEQYKNKAIIYYTLKKYFAQMVKAEQDSEMGIAGLSSELFRSSSRYKQLAKDFRHLFSLYTEILVDEMFATKEKNVEYVEYDSCVTCSYCRSNIFNRFLTCKHCVRTLVNGDEDAYDVCMECYAMGRSCVCISKLQWCEQWSWEQLTEDYELWRAMIIKNDGFVDIELSPQPLEIARTRRGKKALAEICQEGLHRRPFKDISRLDEDKPLPESEPEPELDDNGKPKKKKYKRKKKKGELRRCHVCCHKDYAYKVQECSNPECKESYCYGVLYRAFDQMPQTVQENENWLCPKCLGICNCGACRRAESGNPYTPKNTLLGHDTRAIADDRSVEALVDFRVHNLNWLKTAGEEGRSANSKRMKELREKADTAKAQESASLTAEDIANGANGATASAEGGLYGYGDQSHVLGEQDGRHADDRDPDATQDMSQMDIEPSAPVANMNGDPEWDQSAYPDPLGMDGQPMFGMGYYQQSGPDQILFDPFQMPSTDAMVFDDEAEYVKNMLRTQKRKAKQENDLDPDFHGPRPQNRKKAKKDDGADESAMDPALFGSAQPASAGAAPEAAEGDTAEPAGVSGDPEDEASAQLEREAVPAGGLARRGMPAPQFPANVPSLRHARPRASYAEPEEPMIDDPDDMVPAFKQRPPVQNDEPEAGDASNDPRDLASDAVRALIQKGTDAAAATAAAGGAETPTAPRRRGRPPRNANSTPGSVPRAPLADAVPKPSEIAARNAAKKREERASRRSDLSRVVTIDGASSFNPRARGNTASDDDDDDDADDEDASHDVTEAELEAQLERELAGEGPSQNAPVTSIETETAEATAAPPKKRRGRPPKNKTAAVEKAPVDRSPPPPPPGATKMMSMAARVAARGGKFKIASRKSRDASAKQTPTPTQASSARPSVSRSEQPAKIVPSTEEATEPAKETNREPSREPSVDLTPPPPGTPARVREPSSDHTPPPPGASGDRQSSSDHTPPPPGASTDRQSSSDHTPPPPGAVGRRWRKSDEDESDFDAPVASPSSASSSDSGIPGDRSPPPPPSARRGRPSGGLTVVRIGSESESESEISSSSESDSGIGGPEPSRMRGGSIRGGATRGRGRGRGRGRGRGH; encoded by the exons ATGCCCC CCTCGCCCGACGCCACTTTCCGTTTACGCGACACGCTTTCCAGCCTCTGGATCGCACCGCCGTTTGTCGCGAACATCACCCGTCGGCGTCTTCGCCGGTCGTCCTACCAATTCCGCCAGCTCGACGCGCCGCAGGTCGTCTCGATTACGCCTGGGGATACATACGTCTCGCAT CCAGCCTTCAAGATGCCGCCACCATCGCATCCCCAGGCCAAGTTCGATCCGATTCCCCCGGACTTGGACCTTTTCACGCTTGTCGATCATACCCCGAATTTCGAATGGGTCCTCCGAATTTCGACTGCTCAGATTCAAGGATTGGGCCCCCAGGAGTTTGAGAAGTTGGTCCAACTACAAGTCATTCAGGGCGGGAAGCCCTTGGTGATTGAGAAATGGAACGAGGTTCTTCCCGAGTGGCTCTTCAGTGGAGAGTGGATGGAGAAGATATACGACAAGAAGC AGGAAAATGTCCGTGACATTACCGGCCAGACCGAGATTCCGATGACCACAGGCCACTATATGAGAGCCATGAAGCAACTCACCAACCAATGGACACCGACCAATTATCGAGACGAGAGACGGCAACGCCTTTACCTGAAAGACATTGACTGTCCTCCCGAATGGCAAGAACACCTGCAGAAAGTCATTCCTCCCAACCTATTTTACATGAACGAAAACGTCACGCAAAAGGGAGCTGCAGACAGTCGAGAAAGTGATCCTTTTCGTGGCTTTGGCGATAGGTCAAAGGTGGCACCTGCGGGAGATCTCATGTCAAGCCTGCCCGAGGAGATGCGAGCACAGAATCTCATGTGCTATATCGGACACGAAGGAACATTCACCCCGGCGCATCGTGAAATGTGCGCCAGTCTCGGACAAAACATCATGGTTGAGGCTTCGGGGAGTGAGAACGGAGAGAAACCTGGAAGCTCCATCTGGTTCATGACGGAGACCAAGGATCGAGAAGTCGTCCGCGAGTACTTCCTGTCTATGCTCGGCCACGACATCGAAATTGAGAAGCATTTTGCTCAGATCAACGCCTGGAAAAAGGCAACCTTTCCGGTCTACATTGTCGAGCAGAAACCCGGCGATTTCATCCTCATCCCCCCTCTAGCCCCTCACCAGGTCTGGAATAGGGGCACGCGCACCATGAAGGTCGCGTGGAACCGCACGACTGTCGAGACCCTGGACATGGCACTCCACGAAGCCCTTCCCAAAGCTCGTCTTGTCTGCCGTGATGAGCAGTACAAAAATAAGGCTATCATCTACTATACGCTTAAGAAATACTTCGCGCAGATGGTAAAGGCCGAGCAGGACAGCGAGATGGGCATTGCCGGTCTAAGCTCGGAGCTTTTCCGGTCATCCTCACGGTATAAGCAGCTTGCCAAGGATTTCCGCCATCTTTTCTCACTCTACACCGAGATTCTTGTTGACGAAATGTTTGCGACCAAAGAGAAGAACGTCGAATATGTCGAGTACGATTCTTGCGTGACCTGCTCATACTGCAGATCAAACATTTTCAACCGATTCTTGACCTGCAAGCACTGTGTGCGGACTCTGGTCAACGGAGATGAGGATGCATACGACGTCTGTATGGAATGCTACGCCATGGGACGATCCTGTGTCTGCATATCCAAACTTCAATGGTGCGAGCAATGGTCGTGGGAACAACTGACGGAGGATTACGAACTCTGGCGGGCGATGATCATCAAGAACGACGGCTTCGTTGATATAGAGCTATCACCTCAGCCTCTTGAAATCGCTCGCACCCGGCGAGGTAAGAAGGCACTGGCCGAAATTTGCCAGGAGGGTTTGCACAGGCGACCTTTCAAAGATATTTCGAGGCTTGACGAGGACAAGCCACTCCCCGAGTCCGAACCCGAGCCAGAATTGGACGACAACGGCAAGCCCAAGAAGAAAAAATACAaacggaagaagaagaagggagaACTTCGTCGCTGCCACGTTTGCTGTCACAAGGACTACGCCTACAAGGTGCAAGAATGCTCAAATCCAGAGTGTAAAGAAAGTTACTGCTACGGCGTGCTTTACCGCGCGTTTGATCAGATGCCACAGACGGTACAGGAGAACGAGAATTGGCTTTGCCCAAAGTGCCTGGGCATCTGTAATTGCGGTGCATGTCGCCGTGCCGAAAGCGGCAACCCCTATACGCCAAAGAACACCCTTCTCGGTCATGACACCCGGGCTATTGCGGACGATAGAAGTGTTGAGGCCCTCGTCGACTTCCGCGTGCACAATCTCAACTGGCTCAAGACAGCTGGTGAAGAGGGCCGCAGCGCGAACAGCAAACGTATGAAGGAGCTACGGGAGAAGGCCGACACCGCAAAGGCTCAGGAGAGTGCTTCTCTGACTGCCGAAGACATCGCTAATGGTGCTAACGGTGCTACCGCGTCCGCAGAGGGTGGGctgtacggatacggagATCAGAGCCATGTCCTCGGTGAGCAGGACGGACGTCATGCTGATGACCGCGATCCCGACGCAACTCAAGACATGTCGCAGATGGACATTGAACCGTCTGCTCCAGTGGCGAACATGAATGGGGACCCCGAATGGGACCAGTCAGCATACCCGGATCCCTTGGGCATGGATGGCCAACCCATGTTCGGCATGGGTTACTACCAACAAAGTGGTCCAGATCAGATTCTATTCGACCCGTTCCAAATGCCTTCAACTGACGCCATGGTGTTTGACGATGAGGCTGAATACGTCAAGAATATGTTGCGGACACAGAAGCGGAAGGCAAAACAGGAGAATGATTTGGATCCAGACTTCCATGGCCCAAGGCCCCAAAACAGGAAGAAGGCAAAGAAAGACGACGGTGCTGACGAATCTGCCATGGATCCGGCGTTGTTCGGTTCGGCACAGCCTGCTTCCGCGGGCGCCGCACCCGAAGCTGCTGAGGGTGATACTGCCGAGCCAGCTGGGGTGAGCGGTGATCCTGAGGATGAAGCCTCGGCCCAGCTAGAAAGAGAGGCAGTCCCGGCAGGCGGTCTTGCACGACGCGGGATGCCAGCTCCTCAATTCCCGGCAAACGTTCCTTCATTGCGACATGCAAGGCCTAGAGCGTCTTATGCTGAGCCAGAAGAACCAATGATCGACGACCCTGATGACATGGTGCCGGCTTTCAAGCAAAGGCCACCGGTCCAAAACGATGAGCCGGAGGCGGGCGATGCCAGTAATGACCCTAGAGACTTGGCCTCTGACGCTGTGCGTGCTCTCATCCAGAAGGGAACTGATGCTGCagccgccaccgccgccgctggtGGAGCCGAAACGCCCACAGCACCAAGGAGGCGAGGCAGGCCGCCGCGGAACGCGAACTCGACGCCGGGTTCGGTGCCGAGAGCCCCTCTAGCCGATGCTGTTCCAAAGCCATCTGAAATTGCAGCAAGAAATGCAGCGAAGAAACGTGAAGAGCGAGCATCGCGACGTTCGGACCTTAGCCGCGTTGTGACTATAGATGGAGCCAGCTCGTTCAACCCGAGAGCTAGGGGCAACACAGCtagcgacgacgacgatgacgacgatgcAGATGATGAAGACGCGTCTCACGATGTAACTGAAGCTGAACTCGAGGCTCAACTTGAGCGAGAGTTGGCTGGAGAAGGACCATCCCAGAATGCACCCGTCACCTCCATCGAGACCGAGACGGCGGAGGCAACCGCGGCACCGCCTAAGAAGCGCCGTGGTCGACCGCCCAAGAACAAGACCGCCGCGGTAGAGAAGGCACCTGTCGATCGATCACCGCCCCCGCCTCCTCCGGGTGCCACAAAGATGATGTCAATGGCGGCTCGTGTTGCAGCTCGCGGAGGAAAGTTCAAGATTGCTTCGCGCAAGTCGCGAGATGCGAGCGCGAAGCAAACTCCCACTCCAACCCAGGCGTCATCCGCGAGACCTTCAGTCAGTCGCAGCGAGCAGCCAGCCAAGATTGTGCCTTCTACTGAAGAGGCGACGGAGCCAGCAAAGGAGACCAACAGAGAGCCTTCGAGAGAACCAAGCGTAGATCTCACTCCTCCACCTCCTGGTACGCCTGCCAGAGTGAGAGAGCCAAGCTCGGATCATACGCCTCCACCCCCGGGCGCCTCTGGGGACAGACAATCCAGCTCTGATCACACGCCTCCGCCCCCCGGTGCTTCCACGGACAGACAGTCGAGCTCCGACCACACGCCTCCGCCTCCAGGTGCCGTCGGTCGACGCTGGCGCAAGTCGGATGAAGACGAGTCGGACTTTGACGCTCCCGTCGCGTCGCCGTCCTCTGCATCTTCCTCTGATTCCGGCATTCCCGGAGATCgttctcctcctccgccgccgtCCGCGCGCCGAGGTAGGCCTTCGGGTGGTCTGACTGTAGTGAGAATCGGCTCCGAGTCGGAATCGGAGAGCGAGATCTCGTCGTCTTCTGAATCGGATAGCGGTATCGGTGGTCCAGAGCCTAGCAGGATGCGAGGCGGGTCTATTCGGGGCGGCGCTACTCGTGGTAGAGGGAGAGGACGTGGACGTGGAAGGGGTCGTGGTCATTAA
- a CDS encoding short-chain dehydrogenase/reductase SDR — protein sequence MASQPLPVLVIIGGGGIGLATAHRLGPGRRVLFASRSPSTLDAGAESLKKKSIEVTTKQVDVSSYDSVAAVAKAAAALGAIEAVVLTSGVSAVVGSVEMILTVDIRGTANVIDAFGKEVVMPAGSSLVCTGSIAQGLCPPMSPELETHLATAPLSSLLSPNQELDHIISGKSRVAYYVAKKANFLRVQAAAASREYAGRGVRVNCVSPGMTETNMLTAEKSVDMVGDMITAALKVHPLKRASTADEIAQAIEFVVKCGYVNGVDILVDGGISAVELWSSIVYPEKAANLRKSIEE from the coding sequence ATGGCATCTCAACCACTCCCAGTTCTTGTCATcattggcggcggcggcatcggTCTTGCCACAGCCCACCGCCTTGGCCCTGGCCGACGAGTTCTGTTTGCAAGCCGCTCCCCCTCCACCCTCGACGCAGGGGCCGAATCCCTCAAAAAGAAGAGCATTGAGGTTACCACGAAACAGGTCGACGTGTCTTCCTATGACTCCGTGGCGGCCGTCGCAAAGGCGGCCGCAGCCCTGGGCGCCATCGAGGCCGTCGTACTGACATCCGGCGTCAGTGCGGTAGTCGGGTCAGTCGAGATGATTCTGACAGTGGACATCCGGGGCACCGCGAATGTCATTGATGCGTTTGGCAAAGAAGTTGTCATGCCTGCGGGTTCTTCGCTTGTTTGTACCGGTAGTATAGCGCAAGGCCTATGCCCACCCATGTCCCCAGAGCTGGAGACGCACCTCGCTACGGCACCGCTCTCATCCCTTTTGTCTCCGAATCAGGAGCTTGATCATATTATTAGTGGGAAGAGCAGAGTTGCATATTATGTTGCGAAGAAGGCCAACTTCCTGCGGGTTCAGGCAGCGGCGGCGTCGAGGGAGTATGCCGGCAGAGGTGTAAGGGTTAATTGTGTTAGTCCCGGGATGACGGAGACGAACATGCTTACGGCAGAAAAGTCGGTGGATATGGTGGGTGATATGATTACTGCTGCGCTAAAGGTTCATCCTTTGAAAAGGGCGTCCACGGCGGATGAGATTGCTCAGGCGATTGAGTTCGTTGTGAAATGCGGCTACGTCAATGGAGTTGACATCCTCGTTGATGGGGGAATCAGCGCGGTCGAGTTGTGGAGTAGCATCGTCTATCCTGAAAAGGCAGCGAATCTGAGAAAGTCCATTGAGGAATAG
- a CDS encoding FAD binding domain-containing protein — MANPTSSPPRSSRHPLLTTLFTTVFALLAVAGVYFIRIQPGHTSFTRNLTDLVETEKLQDGSRLYTTYTGLKPLDLGLTYLVASFAQGPLSLNEPARIQQIHFLLNFFPAVVVFNVEAYRSRNRWSFLSFHAAWAALYQTVGGGVIIPLYHLAYTLLTTRKTYLVSGGDVPLPVANALLPASLLLFALPTAAMYYPWSSPRLAQNLIAFWQVVPVLVNAGIWLLASTVYRPKQTPETKKTKTAARKQTNLVLRRLYSTAILVASASHFYTLYTIFTSQNKSLTLTNVFLPLSDISTGDVGTGLLQIFQWDFWLIFGSSRLWCALVVYDVQKQRHGRVNLKRFLAYYVLANNLEFVVGPGAVLAGVWRWREERLVEIEAMAGRLEKEHSL, encoded by the exons ATGGCCAACCCAACATCCTCACCGCCCCGGTCCTCACGACACCCCCTCCTAACAACCCTCTTCACAACAGTCTTCGCCCTCCTCGCAGTCGCGGGCGTCTACTTCATCCGCATCCAACCAGGCCACACCTCCTTCACCCGAAACCTCACCGACCTCGTCGAGACGGAGAAACTCCAAGACGGCTCCCGTCTCTACACGACCTACACCGGCCTCAAACCGCTCGACCTCGGCCTCACCTACCTCGTCGCCTCCTTCGCTCAGGGACCTCTGAGCCTCAACGAGCCGGCGAGGATCCAGCAGATCCACTTCCTGCTCAACTTCTTCCCGGCCGTGGTGGTCTTCAACGTCGAGGCCTATCGCTCCAGGAACCGATGGAGCTTCCTCAGCTT TCACGCCGCCTGGGCAGCGCTCTATCAAACGGTAGGCGGCGGCGTCATAATTCCCCTCTACCACCTCGCCTACACCCTCCTCACCACGCGGAAAACCTACCTCGTCTCGGGCGGCGACGTGCCCCTCCCCGTCGCAAATGCCCTCCTCCCGGcctccctcctcctcttcgccCTCCCGACCGCGGCAATGTACTACCCCTGGTCCTCCCCCCGCCTAGCGCAGAACCTCATCGCCTTCTGGCAGGTCGTGCCCGTCCTCGTCAACGCCGGGATTTGGCTCCTGGCAAGCACCGTTTACAGACCCAAACAAACTCCTGAAACTaagaagacgaagacggCCGCCCGCAAGCAAACGAACCTCGTCCTCCGCCGCCTCTACTCCACCGCCATCCTCGTCGCCTCAGCATCCCACTTCTACACCCTCTACACAATCTTCACCTCCCAAAACAAATCCCTAACCCTGACAAACGTATTCCTTCCACTAAGCGACATCTCAACCGGCGACGTCGGCACAGGCCTACTTCAAATCTTCCAGTGGGATTTCTGGCTCATCTTTGGCTCCTCGAGGCTGTGGTGCGCCCTCGTCGTCTACGACGTCCAGAAGCAGCGGCACGGCAGGGTCAACCTCAAAAGGTTTCTGGCGTACTACGTCCTGGCCAACAACTTGGAGTTCGTCGTCGGGCCGGGGGCCGTGTTGGCGGGTGTTTGGCGGTGGAGGGAGGAGAGATTGGTTGAGATCGAGGCCATGGCTGGGCGTCTGGAAAAGGAGCACTCTCTCTAG
- a CDS encoding sodium/hydrogen exchanger family protein, translated as MPTLALTNFNILVGLLGGWISLFGLVSYLCKENYYLSEALISLLAGVAFSPPAANLIRPLEYAGTEEDVESVTLAFSRLVLGVELVLAGVQLPSRYLRTQWKPMALLVGPVMTCMWLATSLLVWALVPHIPFLHALAVGACVTPTDPVLSNVIVKGRFADHNIPTELQNLIISESGANDGLGYPFLFFALYLIKYIGDGGKQVSGGAGLAMGLWFGETWGYTIILSVIYGAVVGWLAKTLLRWAEKRKYVDRESFLVFAISLALFIVGTCGMIGSDDVLACFIAGNAFTWDDWFRLETEDDSFQPTIDMLLNVTIFMWYGAVIPWDEFLHNNVIPIYRLIPLGILVLILRRLPFVFAIHRFIPQIEEVKQAIFVGFFGPIGVSAIFYLYVTVEFLHTLNEGDEPRSDVAHLPEIVRVVVWFLAVCSIVVHGLSIPLGKLGYYAPRSLSRGISFMSGEGDGEGPEATRPSFRIRGRVLYPFGRSRSQGIEAATGSGYDTESRVQSQSQPQSDAEGVNRPIYRIGGSVIPPQPAGADEPGAAPPWTKRTDQPEQQKRSGPEDGERVNGSQTKVADEQQQVQTPPPPPELPSRTIRFPDETPAAPR; from the exons ATGCCTACCCTCGCGCTCACAAACTTCAATATCCTCGTAGGCTTGTTAGGTGGCTGGATCTCGCTGTTCGGCCTGGTCTCATACTTATGCAAGGAGAACTACTACCTCTCCGAAGCTC TGATATCCCTCCTCGCGGGCGTGGCCTTCTCTCCTCCTGCAGCAAACCTCATCAGACCGCTGGAATATGCCGGCACGGAAGAGGATGTCGAGAGCGTCACCCTCGCCTTCTCACGCCTCGTCCTCGGCGTCGAGCTCGTCCTCGCCGGCGTTCAGCTGCCCAGCAGGTATCTCCGCACGCAGTGGAAGCCCATGGCCCTGCTGGTCGGCCCCGTCATGACCTGCATGTGGCTCGCAACGTCTCTCCTCGTCTGGGCCCTGGTGCCGCATATCCCCTTTTTGCACGCCCTCGCCGTCGGCGCCTGCGTGACGCCCACGGATCCGGTGCTGTCCAACGTCATCGTCAAGGGCCGCTTCGCAGACCACAACATACCCACGGAGCTGCAGAATCTCATCATCAGCGAGTCCGGCGCCAATGATGGGCTGGGATACCCGTTTCTGTTCTTCGCCTTGTACCTAATCAAGTACATTGGTGACGGCGGCAAGCAGGTCTCTGGAGGCGCCGGCTTGGCGATGGGGTTGTGGTTCGGTGAAACCTGGGGCTATACCATCATCCTCAGCGTCATCTACGGTGCCGTTGTGGGATGGCTCGCAAAGACGCTGCTCAGATGGGCCGAGAAGCGCAAATATGTTGACAGGGAGAGCTTCCTGGTCTTTGCAATCTCCCTGGCGCTCTTCATCGTCGGAACGTGCGGCATGATTGGCAGCGATGACGTGCTCGCGTGCTTCATCGCCGGCAACGCTTTTACGTGGGACGATTGGTTCCGCTTGGAAACCGAAGACGACTCCTTCCAGCCAACGATTGATATGCTCTTGAACGTCACCATCTTCATGTGGTACGGCGCCGTCATCCCGTGGGACGAGTTCCTTCACAACAACGTGATTCCCATCTACCGTCTCATCCCACTCGGCATCTTGGTATTGATTTTGCGGCGCCTACCCTTCGTCTTCGCCATCCACCGCTTCATACCCCAGATCGAGGAGGTGAAGCAAGCCATCTTCGTGGGCTTCTTCGGCCCCATTGGAGTGTCGGCCATCTTTTACCTCTACGTCACAGTCGAGTTTCTGCACACGCTGAACGAGGGCGATGAACCTCGTTCGGATGTCGCTCACCTACCCGAGATAGTCAGAGTCGTCGTCTGGTTCCTCGCAGTCTGTAGTATA GTGGTACACGGGCTGAGCATCCCGCTCGGCAAGCTCGGCTACTACGCTCCACGCTCGCTCTCTAGAGGCATATCTTTCATGAGCGGCGAAGGCGACGGCGAGGGTCCCGAGGCCACTCGACCTTCGTTCCGCATTCGTGGCAGAGTACTGTATCCCTTTGGCCGTTCACGATCCCAAGGTATCGAAGCAGCGACAGGCTCGGGCTACGATACCGAGTCGCGAGTACAGTCACAGTCACAACCCCAATCCGACGCGGAAGGAGTCAATAGGCCCATCTACAGAATCGGCGGCTCAGTCATCCCTCCGCAGCCTGCGGGCGCGGACGAGCCGGGTGCGGCCCCTCCTTGGACGAAGCGGACCGATCAACCGGAGCAGCAGAAACGTTCAGGCCCCGAAGACGGAGAACGCGTTAACGGTTCTCAGACAAAGGTGGCTGATGAGCAACAGCAGGTGCAGACGCCACCGCCACCACCAGAGCTCCCAAGTCGTACAATCCGGTTTCCGGACGAGACACCCGCAGCACCTCGGTGA